A genomic window from Candidatus Obscuribacterales bacterium includes:
- a CDS encoding Uma2 family endonuclease has product MTIAVAKMTFEEFLSYDDGTDNWYELENGDLIAMPAESELNRRIAMFLVATFLKLGISFDRLSMKTKVAVSSTRLSVRVPDLVIFSDEGVAALAGASRSLVLLDMPPPLLVVEVVSPGQENRDYRYKRSEYAARGIAEYWIVDPMQQRVTVLEWVEGLYEEAVYSGDESVVSPLLGNLNLTATQVLQVG; this is encoded by the coding sequence ATGACGATTGCCGTTGCAAAGATGACCTTTGAGGAATTCCTATCCTATGACGATGGAACGGATAACTGGTATGAACTAGAAAATGGGGACTTGATTGCGATGCCTGCTGAGAGTGAACTTAACCGCCGCATCGCAATGTTTTTGGTGGCGACGTTCCTGAAGCTGGGGATTTCATTTGATCGCCTGTCAATGAAGACAAAGGTTGCGGTGAGTAGCACTCGCCTATCCGTGCGTGTCCCCGATCTGGTGATCTTCTCAGACGAGGGAGTTGCTGCATTAGCAGGAGCCAGTCGATCGCTCGTCTTGCTCGATATGCCGCCGCCGCTGTTGGTGGTTGAGGTGGTCAGCCCAGGGCAGGAGAATCGGGATTATCGCTACAAGCGATCGGAGTATGCCGCACGGGGCATTGCTGAATATTGGATTGTAGACCCGATGCAGCAGCGGGTGACGGTGCTGGAGTGGGTGGAGGGACTCTATGAAGAGGCGGTATATTCTGGGGATGAATCTGTGGTCTCGCCACTGCTGGGCAATCTGAACCTAACAGCCACCCAGGTTTTGCAGGTGGGTTGA